Proteins co-encoded in one Tursiops truncatus isolate mTurTru1 chromosome 17, mTurTru1.mat.Y, whole genome shotgun sequence genomic window:
- the NDUFB9 gene encoding NADH dehydrogenase [ubiquinone] 1 beta subcomplex subunit 9 isoform X1, with translation MALSVPAAYLTHQQKVLRLYKRALRHLESWCIHRDKYRYFACLMRARFDEHKDEKDMVKATQLLREAEEEFWHCQHPQPYIFPESPGGTSYERYECYKVPEWCLDNWHPSEKAMYPDYFAKREQWKKLRRESWEREVKQLQEETPLGGPRTEALPPARKEGDLPPLWWHVVTRPREQPM, from the exons ATGGCGCTCTCGGTGCCGGCTGCCTACCTGACCCACCAGCAGAAGGTGCTGCGGCTTTATAAGCGGGCGCTGCGCCACCTGGAGTCGTGGTGCATCCACAG GGACAAGTACCGGTACTTTGCTTGTTTGATGAGAGCTCGGTTTGATGAACATAAGGATGAAAAGGACATGGTGAAGGCCACCCAGCTGCtgagggaggcagaggaagagtTCTGGCACTGTCAGCATCCTCAGCCATACATCTTCCCTGAGTCTCCTGGGGGTACCTCCTATGAGAGATACGAGTGTTACAAG GTTCCCGAGTGGTGCTTAGATAACTGGCATCCTTCCGAGAAGGCAATGTATCCTGATTACTTTGCCAAGAGAGAGCAGTGGAAGAAACTGCGGAGAGAAAGCTGGGAGCGAGAG GTTAAGCAGCTGCAGGAGGAAACCCCGCTTGGTGGTCCCAGAACTGAAGCTTTGCCCCCAGCCCGAAAGGAAGGTGATTTGCCCCCACTGTGGTGGCATGTTGTGACCAGGCCCCGGGAGCAGCCCAtgtag
- the NDUFB9 gene encoding NADH dehydrogenase [ubiquinone] 1 beta subcomplex subunit 9 isoform X2 — protein sequence MRARFDEHKDEKDMVKATQLLREAEEEFWHCQHPQPYIFPESPGGTSYERYECYKVPEWCLDNWHPSEKAMYPDYFAKREQWKKLRRESWEREVKQLQEETPLGGPRTEALPPARKEGDLPPLWWHVVTRPREQPM from the exons ATGAGAGCTCGGTTTGATGAACATAAGGATGAAAAGGACATGGTGAAGGCCACCCAGCTGCtgagggaggcagaggaagagtTCTGGCACTGTCAGCATCCTCAGCCATACATCTTCCCTGAGTCTCCTGGGGGTACCTCCTATGAGAGATACGAGTGTTACAAG GTTCCCGAGTGGTGCTTAGATAACTGGCATCCTTCCGAGAAGGCAATGTATCCTGATTACTTTGCCAAGAGAGAGCAGTGGAAGAAACTGCGGAGAGAAAGCTGGGAGCGAGAG GTTAAGCAGCTGCAGGAGGAAACCCCGCTTGGTGGTCCCAGAACTGAAGCTTTGCCCCCAGCCCGAAAGGAAGGTGATTTGCCCCCACTGTGGTGGCATGTTGTGACCAGGCCCCGGGAGCAGCCCAtgtag